In the genome of Chryseobacterium arthrosphaerae, one region contains:
- the gcvT gene encoding glycine cleavage system aminomethyltransferase GcvT, translating into MKKTALYDKHVSLGAKIVPFAGFEMPVQYSGVTEEHFAVREKAGLFDVSHMGQFFIEGPGSKDLLQFVTTNNVDALENGKAQYSCLPNENGGIVDDLIVYKMDDDKYFVVVNASNIDKDWNHISKYNTFGAKMTNASDEMSLLAVQGPKATEILQKLTDVNLSEIPYYHFTVGSVAGEKDVIISNTGYTGSGGFEIYFNNESAEKLWDAVMEAGKEEGIIPCGLAARDTLRLEKGFCLYGNDIDDTTSPIEAGLGWITKFDKDFVSKEVFAKQKEEGVTRKLVGFELTDKGVPRHDYPVVDAEGNVIGKVTSGTQSPMKKIGLGLAYVDKPHFKLGSEIFIQVRNKNIPAKVVKAPFV; encoded by the coding sequence ATGAAGAAAACAGCATTGTACGACAAACATGTTTCTTTGGGAGCTAAGATCGTACCTTTCGCAGGTTTTGAGATGCCTGTACAATATTCGGGAGTAACGGAGGAACACTTTGCAGTAAGAGAAAAAGCCGGATTATTTGATGTTTCCCATATGGGGCAGTTTTTCATCGAAGGGCCGGGTTCAAAAGATCTTTTACAGTTTGTTACCACCAATAATGTAGATGCTCTTGAAAACGGAAAAGCTCAGTACTCCTGCCTTCCGAACGAAAACGGAGGTATTGTGGACGACCTTATCGTTTACAAAATGGACGATGACAAATATTTCGTGGTTGTGAATGCTTCCAACATAGACAAAGACTGGAATCATATTTCAAAATATAATACTTTCGGAGCTAAGATGACCAATGCTTCTGACGAGATGTCGTTATTGGCGGTTCAGGGACCTAAAGCTACTGAAATTCTTCAGAAACTTACGGATGTAAATCTTTCTGAAATCCCTTACTATCATTTCACTGTAGGAAGTGTTGCGGGAGAAAAAGACGTGATCATTTCAAACACAGGATATACCGGAAGCGGTGGTTTTGAGATCTATTTCAACAACGAAAGTGCTGAAAAACTTTGGGATGCTGTAATGGAAGCGGGTAAAGAAGAAGGAATCATTCCTTGCGGACTGGCTGCCAGAGATACTTTGAGACTTGAAAAAGGATTCTGTCTTTACGGAAATGACATCGATGACACCACTTCTCCTATTGAAGCCGGCTTAGGATGGATCACAAAATTCGATAAAGATTTTGTGTCTAAAGAGGTTTTCGCAAAGCAGAAAGAAGAAGGTGTTACCAGAAAATTAGTAGGTTTTGAGCTTACAGACAAAGGGGTTCCAAGACATGATTATCCTGTTGTAGATGCTGAAGGAAACGTAATCGGGAAAGTAACTTCCGGAACGCAGTCTCCAATGAAGAAGATCGGTTTGGGTCTTGCTTATGTAGACAAACCTCACTTCAAACTAGGTTCTGAAATCTTTATCCAGGTAAGAAATAAGAACATTCCTGCAAAAGTGGTGAAGGCTCCTTTTGTATAA
- a CDS encoding LNS2 domain-containing protein, which produces MELEYIEHISPILKDGVKNYLIDIDGTITDDVPNEEPERMVTCEPYPDALETINKWYDEGHQICFFTSRTENLKQITIDWLDKHGFKYHSVLCGKPRGGNYHWIDNHLVRATRYKGRFTDLVEKQVTIEVFREDGE; this is translated from the coding sequence ATGGAGTTAGAGTACATAGAACACATTAGTCCCATTCTGAAGGATGGAGTAAAAAATTACCTGATCGATATTGACGGAACCATTACTGACGACGTTCCGAACGAAGAACCGGAAAGAATGGTTACCTGTGAACCTTATCCCGATGCCCTGGAAACCATTAACAAATGGTATGACGAAGGTCATCAGATCTGCTTCTTCACTTCAAGAACCGAAAATCTGAAACAAATCACAATAGACTGGCTGGATAAGCATGGTTTCAAATACCACAGCGTGCTTTGCGGCAAACCGAGAGGAGGAAACTATCACTGGATAGACAACCACCTGGTAAGAGCTACAAGATACAAAGGAAGATTTACGGATCTGGTAGAAAAACAAGTAACGATTGAAGTCTTCAGAGAAGATGGAGAATAA
- a CDS encoding bacteriocin, giving the protein MKNAKKLRKEELKNITGGLDSWANIEIDLSLCGCSCSGAVTGPKYCIQYIACPQVYTCGEAAI; this is encoded by the coding sequence ATGAAAAATGCTAAAAAACTAAGAAAGGAAGAGCTTAAAAATATTACCGGAGGTCTTGACAGCTGGGCCAATATTGAAATAGATCTGTCCCTTTGCGGATGCAGCTGCTCAGGCGCTGTAACCGGACCTAAATATTGTATTCAATATATAGCTTGTCCGCAGGTATACACTTGTGGTGAGGCAGCTATATAA
- a CDS encoding voltage-gated chloride channel family protein, which produces MSKNQRTLGKKAIFHTHFFFRKFPALPYIVKWLAISIIIGALVGTASAGFLLSLEWATDFRESHWWLIAFLPVAGFLIGLLYYYWGKEVEAGNNLLISTIHEPKGIIPFKMAPFVYIGTIVTHFFGGSAGREGTALQMAGAIADQLSKPFQLDKNERKTLMIAAIAAGFGSVFGTPLAGAVFGLEVFLIGRIRYNAIFPTFASAILADLTTNLWNVKHTHYHIDFIPKLEFFPILYSILAGIVFGICAAGFSRIIHWMGSFFKSKIHYPPLRPVIGGIIIALAVFAMGTTRYIGLGVPVIVESFEKQLPLYDFALKMIFTIVTLSAGFKGGEVTPLFFIGATLGSALSLFIPLPFGLLAGMGFVAVFAGATNTPLACMLMGIELFGSECGVYIVIACVVSYLLSGHNSIYTQQKIGEAKNRRYENQQEKSISEFL; this is translated from the coding sequence ATGTCAAAAAATCAACGGACACTTGGCAAAAAAGCAATTTTTCACACTCATTTTTTCTTCAGAAAATTTCCGGCCCTGCCTTATATTGTCAAATGGTTAGCGATCAGTATTATTATTGGTGCTTTGGTGGGAACAGCTTCGGCAGGATTTCTACTGTCTCTGGAATGGGCTACTGATTTCAGGGAAAGTCATTGGTGGCTCATTGCATTCCTTCCGGTTGCAGGTTTTCTGATCGGACTTCTGTATTATTATTGGGGAAAAGAGGTTGAAGCCGGAAATAATCTTCTGATCAGTACCATTCACGAGCCGAAAGGAATTATACCTTTCAAAATGGCTCCTTTCGTTTATATAGGAACAATTGTCACTCATTTTTTCGGTGGATCTGCAGGGCGTGAAGGAACAGCTCTTCAGATGGCGGGTGCTATTGCCGATCAGCTCAGCAAACCTTTTCAACTGGACAAAAATGAAAGGAAGACATTAATGATTGCAGCCATTGCAGCCGGATTTGGGTCGGTATTCGGGACTCCTCTCGCCGGGGCTGTTTTCGGGCTTGAGGTTTTTCTGATCGGAAGAATCCGTTATAATGCTATCTTCCCGACTTTTGCTTCAGCAATACTGGCAGACCTGACTACTAATCTCTGGAATGTAAAGCATACCCATTATCATATTGATTTTATACCCAAACTGGAATTTTTTCCTATCCTGTATAGTATTCTGGCAGGTATTGTTTTTGGGATCTGTGCTGCAGGTTTCAGCAGGATCATTCATTGGATGGGATCTTTTTTTAAATCGAAAATTCACTATCCACCTCTCCGGCCGGTTATAGGGGGTATTATTATTGCTTTAGCTGTTTTTGCAATGGGAACAACCCGGTATATAGGACTGGGAGTTCCGGTTATCGTAGAATCTTTTGAAAAGCAGCTTCCGTTGTATGATTTTGCTTTAAAAATGATCTTTACAATTGTTACGCTTTCGGCAGGATTCAAAGGAGGGGAAGTTACGCCTTTGTTTTTCATTGGTGCCACGCTGGGCAGCGCTTTATCCCTTTTTATTCCGTTACCTTTCGGATTATTGGCAGGAATGGGTTTTGTTGCTGTATTTGCCGGCGCAACAAATACTCCTCTGGCCTGTATGCTGATGGGAATTGAGTTGTTTGGTTCAGAATGCGGAGTGTATATAGTCATTGCCTGTGTGGTATCTTATCTTCTTTCCGGTCACAACAGCATTTATACCCAACAAAAGATCGGGGAAGCTAAGAACAGGAGGTATGAAAACCAGCAGGAGAAATCGATTTCAGAGTTTTTATAA
- a CDS encoding LysR family transcriptional regulator, whose amino-acid sequence MFDYRLKVFHTVASRLSFTKASEELHISQPAVTKHIKEIETQVGSKLFDRKGTSIQLTRSGKILYEYAEKIRNIYRDLEFEIGQINQQHKGKLIIGASTTVAQYILPEILAKFNSYYKDIKIELLTGNTEAVSALLKDEKVDLGIIEGESQSSYFDYRTFKADEIVLAAKSDHPLAHKTLQLKDLYDLDLIFREPGSGTLEFIQNRLKEKGINVNELNTVMQLGSSESIKNYLLHSDAMAFLSISTIVSELKNNSLVIVDIKNFSIERDFHFILPKGEQSELIKLFLRFAE is encoded by the coding sequence ATGTTTGATTACCGATTAAAAGTTTTCCATACGGTGGCATCCAGGCTTAGCTTTACAAAAGCATCCGAGGAGCTTCATATTTCCCAGCCTGCCGTCACAAAGCATATCAAAGAGATTGAAACCCAGGTAGGATCTAAATTATTTGACCGCAAGGGTACTTCTATACAGCTTACCCGCAGCGGAAAAATTCTTTATGAATACGCTGAAAAAATCAGAAATATCTATCGTGACCTGGAATTTGAAATCGGCCAGATCAATCAACAGCACAAGGGAAAACTGATTATCGGGGCAAGCACTACCGTTGCCCAGTATATTTTACCGGAAATTTTAGCCAAATTCAACAGTTACTATAAAGATATCAAGATCGAGCTTCTTACGGGGAATACTGAAGCTGTTTCAGCTCTTTTGAAAGACGAAAAAGTAGACCTGGGAATTATTGAAGGCGAATCCCAGTCTTCGTATTTTGATTACAGAACTTTTAAAGCAGATGAAATTGTATTGGCGGCAAAGTCAGATCATCCGCTGGCTCATAAAACTTTACAACTAAAGGATCTGTATGACCTTGATCTGATTTTCCGTGAACCGGGATCCGGAACCCTCGAGTTTATACAAAACCGTTTAAAGGAGAAAGGAATTAACGTTAACGAACTGAATACTGTCATGCAGCTGGGAAGCAGTGAAAGTATCAAAAATTACCTTCTTCATTCTGATGCAATGGCTTTTCTTTCCATCAGTACTATTGTCAGTGAATTAAAAAATAACAGTCTGGTCATTGTTGACATTAAAAACTTCAGCATTGAAAGGGATTTTCATTTTATTCTTCCAAAAGGGGAACAGTCTGAGCTGATCAAGCTATTTCTGAGATTTGCAGAATGA
- the idi gene encoding isopentenyl-diphosphate Delta-isomerase: MEEFVVLVNPEDEVLGLMEKQQAHINGLLHRAFSVFLFNSKGEMLLQKRASGKYHSPNQWTNAVCSHPREGETYLAGAIRRLKEELGIETELTEKFSFIYKADVGGGLWEHELDHVFVGNHETDFNLNKEEVEEVRFISPEDLDKEIAEHPENFTEWFKIILEEYKHHF; encoded by the coding sequence ATGGAAGAATTTGTAGTTTTAGTAAATCCTGAAGATGAAGTTCTGGGTCTGATGGAAAAGCAGCAGGCACACATCAACGGTCTGTTGCACCGTGCTTTTTCTGTATTTCTGTTCAACAGCAAAGGAGAAATGCTTCTTCAGAAAAGAGCTTCCGGAAAATACCATTCTCCCAACCAGTGGACCAATGCTGTATGCTCCCATCCCAGAGAAGGCGAAACCTACCTGGCCGGTGCCATACGCAGGCTGAAAGAAGAACTGGGAATTGAAACGGAACTTACTGAAAAATTCAGCTTTATCTACAAAGCAGATGTAGGCGGTGGACTTTGGGAACACGAGCTTGATCATGTTTTTGTAGGGAATCATGAAACTGACTTCAATCTTAATAAGGAAGAAGTAGAGGAAGTGAGATTCATATCTCCTGAAGATCTGGATAAGGAAATTGCTGAACACCCTGAAAACTTTACGGAATGGTTTAAGATCATTCTTGAAGAATATAAACACCATTTTTAA
- a CDS encoding acyl-CoA thioesterase, which yields MQNKPITFQFISEPSDVNYGGNVHGGSVMKWIDQAGYACATTWSGNYSVTVYVGGIRFYEPIKIGEVVKVDAQVIYTGTSSMHIAINVFSRNLKQPTFDKKTHCIIVFVAVDENGKKLPVPKWIPETEEEKQQEMYAKRLMELRTQIEDEMKPFL from the coding sequence ATGCAGAACAAGCCTATTACTTTTCAGTTTATTTCAGAGCCTTCAGATGTTAATTACGGGGGAAATGTACATGGGGGAAGTGTCATGAAATGGATTGACCAGGCTGGATATGCCTGTGCGACAACCTGGAGCGGTAATTATTCCGTAACAGTCTATGTGGGAGGAATCCGCTTTTATGAGCCCATTAAGATCGGGGAAGTAGTCAAAGTAGATGCACAGGTGATTTACACCGGGACTTCAAGTATGCACATTGCAATCAATGTTTTCTCAAGAAATCTGAAGCAGCCTACTTTCGATAAAAAGACGCACTGTATCATTGTATTCGTTGCTGTAGATGAAAATGGTAAAAAGCTTCCGGTACCCAAATGGATTCCTGAAACAGAGGAGGAAAAGCAGCAGGAAATGTATGCCAAGCGCCTGATGGAGCTGAGAACACAGATTGAAGATGAGATGAAACCGTTTTTGTAA
- a CDS encoding MFS transporter, whose translation MQELSLSSKLKYIFSIPVIISALGYFVDIYDLLLFGIVRIPSLKALGLNPDADGTFILNCQMVGLLLGGVFWGIFGDKKGRLSVLFGSILVYSLANIACGFLPYFPKEHLVYQYAALRFIAGIGLAGELGAGITLVSESLPKNLRAIGTSVVAGFGLMGAVVAQLTVELAGGWNISYIIGGVMGILLLLLRISVSESGIYKNLEHKNVSKGNFLSFFTNKDRLIRYLKCIAVGLPTWYCIGILAVLANQFAPELGIRDINPGKAIMWAYVGISVGDLLSGFISHALKSRKMAIFYMLIFTLIGVAVMLFGNTDTETKYYLFCVWLGFGTGYWAMFVTLAAEQFGTNIRNTATTTVPNMVRGLVPVMILAFDFFKGSFSVVESAAIVGAVVFGLAFYSSLTISETHDRDLEFTE comes from the coding sequence ATGCAAGAACTGTCCCTGTCTTCAAAACTGAAGTACATTTTTTCTATTCCCGTTATTATTTCAGCCCTAGGCTATTTTGTTGACATTTATGACCTCCTTCTGTTTGGAATTGTAAGAATCCCAAGTTTAAAAGCCTTGGGGCTGAACCCTGATGCAGACGGAACGTTTATTCTGAACTGCCAGATGGTGGGGCTTCTTCTGGGAGGAGTATTCTGGGGAATTTTCGGTGACAAAAAAGGAAGACTTTCCGTACTGTTCGGATCTATCCTGGTCTATTCGTTAGCCAATATTGCCTGTGGTTTTCTTCCGTATTTTCCGAAAGAGCATTTGGTGTATCAATACGCTGCTTTAAGGTTTATAGCAGGGATAGGGCTGGCAGGAGAGCTTGGAGCAGGAATTACCCTGGTTTCTGAAAGCCTCCCGAAGAATTTACGGGCCATTGGAACCTCAGTGGTCGCGGGTTTTGGGTTGATGGGAGCAGTTGTAGCCCAACTGACGGTAGAATTGGCAGGCGGATGGAATATCTCCTATATCATCGGAGGGGTGATGGGAATCCTGCTGTTACTGCTCAGGATCAGTGTGTCAGAATCCGGAATTTATAAGAATCTGGAACATAAAAATGTGTCTAAAGGGAATTTTCTGTCCTTTTTTACCAATAAAGACAGGCTGATAAGGTATTTAAAATGTATAGCCGTAGGATTACCTACCTGGTACTGTATAGGCATTCTGGCTGTTTTAGCCAACCAGTTTGCTCCTGAATTGGGAATCCGGGATATCAACCCCGGGAAAGCAATTATGTGGGCTTATGTGGGGATTTCTGTCGGTGACCTGCTGAGCGGTTTTATTTCCCATGCCTTAAAATCCCGTAAAATGGCCATTTTCTATATGCTGATCTTTACATTGATCGGAGTGGCAGTCATGCTGTTCGGAAATACCGATACCGAGACCAAATATTATCTGTTCTGTGTATGGCTGGGCTTTGGTACAGGGTATTGGGCCATGTTTGTTACCCTGGCTGCGGAACAGTTTGGAACCAATATCAGAAATACAGCAACAACAACCGTCCCGAATATGGTAAGAGGGCTGGTGCCTGTCATGATTCTGGCATTTGACTTTTTCAAAGGAAGTTTTTCTGTTGTTGAAAGTGCGGCTATTGTTGGTGCAGTGGTTTTCGGGCTTGCCTTTTATTCGTCACTTACCATTTCAGAAACCCACGACAGGGATCTTGAGTTTACCGAATAA
- the rny gene encoding ribonuclease Y — MIEVIVGVVCLVIGAAVGMFFSRSSLNTKAKFIIDDAKKNAENLIEKANVQAESIKKEKNLQAKEKFLELKSQHDADIQSREKKMQEVEKRTKDKEHKLNDELSKIGKLEKDLDKQIADYSKKNEILEKKQQELDTATAKKVEILEKISNYTAEEAKAELVETMRAEAKTRAQAHVQSIMEEAQMNAKNEARKIVIQTIQRIGTEQAIENSVSVFNIESDEVKGRIIGREGRNIRALEAVTGVEIIVDDTPEAILLSCFDPVRREIARLSLHRLVTDGRIHPARIEEVVEKTRKQIEEEIIEVGKRTIIDLGIHGLHPELIKIVGRMKYRSSYGQNLLQHSREVANIAATMAAELGLNVKLAKRAGLLHDIGKVPEQESELPHALLGMQWAEKYGENPEVVNAIGAHHDEIEMKSLLSPIIQVADAISGARPGARRQVLESYIQRLKDLESAALSFDGVSSAYAIQAGRELRVMVESGKVNDEVASQLSYDISEKIQNELTYPGQVKVTVIRETRAVNIAR; from the coding sequence ATGATAGAAGTTATAGTAGGTGTTGTTTGTTTGGTAATCGGAGCCGCAGTGGGAATGTTTTTTTCCAGAAGCTCTCTGAATACTAAAGCAAAATTCATCATAGATGATGCCAAGAAAAATGCCGAAAACCTTATAGAAAAAGCTAACGTACAGGCTGAATCCATAAAGAAAGAAAAGAACCTTCAGGCTAAAGAAAAATTCCTGGAACTGAAATCCCAGCATGATGCAGACATCCAGTCCCGTGAAAAGAAAATGCAGGAGGTTGAGAAAAGAACCAAAGACAAGGAGCACAAGCTGAATGACGAGCTTAGCAAGATAGGAAAGCTGGAAAAAGATCTGGATAAGCAGATTGCAGACTATTCTAAAAAGAATGAAATCCTGGAAAAGAAACAGCAGGAACTGGATACGGCAACGGCTAAAAAAGTTGAAATTCTTGAAAAAATTTCAAATTATACAGCTGAAGAAGCTAAAGCTGAATTGGTAGAAACAATGAGAGCTGAAGCTAAAACAAGAGCTCAGGCACACGTTCAGAGCATCATGGAAGAAGCTCAGATGAACGCTAAAAATGAAGCGAGAAAAATCGTTATCCAGACGATCCAGAGAATCGGAACCGAGCAGGCTATCGAAAACTCAGTGTCTGTTTTCAATATTGAATCTGATGAGGTAAAAGGTAGAATCATCGGTAGAGAAGGTAGAAACATCCGTGCTTTGGAAGCTGTAACAGGAGTAGAGATCATCGTTGATGACACTCCGGAAGCCATTCTTCTTTCATGCTTCGATCCGGTAAGAAGAGAGATCGCAAGACTATCCCTTCACAGATTGGTAACGGATGGTAGAATTCACCCGGCAAGAATTGAAGAAGTGGTTGAGAAAACCAGAAAACAAATTGAAGAAGAGATCATTGAAGTAGGAAAGAGAACGATCATTGATTTAGGAATCCACGGATTGCACCCTGAACTGATCAAGATTGTAGGTAGAATGAAATACCGTTCATCTTACGGACAAAACTTACTGCAGCACTCAAGAGAAGTTGCCAATATTGCTGCAACCATGGCTGCTGAATTAGGTCTGAATGTAAAATTAGCCAAAAGAGCAGGTCTTTTACACGATATCGGTAAAGTTCCTGAGCAGGAATCAGAATTACCACACGCATTATTAGGAATGCAGTGGGCTGAGAAATACGGTGAGAACCCGGAAGTGGTCAACGCTATTGGTGCTCACCACGACGAAATCGAAATGAAGTCTCTGTTATCTCCGATCATTCAGGTAGCCGATGCTATTTCAGGAGCAAGACCGGGAGCAAGAAGACAGGTATTGGAATCTTATATCCAGAGACTGAAAGATCTTGAATCTGCCGCATTAAGCTTCGACGGGGTGTCCAGCGCTTATGCAATCCAGGCAGGTAGAGAACTGAGAGTAATGGTAGAAAGCGGAAAGGTAAATGATGAAGTAGCTTCTCAGTTATCTTACGACATTTCTGAAAAGATCCAGAACGAACTGACATATCCGGGACAGGTAAAAGTAACGGTAATCAGAGAAACAAGAGCCGTGAATATTGCCAGATAA
- a CDS encoding YeiH family protein, whose product MKDFIQNEMTRKIIFTVLAVLCLTPLISSPIALALGFALAVFIGNPFEKHLHQYIHLLLQISIVGLGFGLKLDEALHAGKTGLMLTVASIVTVMVLGYFLGKIFKLERPLSYLLSAGTAICGGSAIAAVSPIIKPNTKQISLALAIVFTLNSIALFIYPAIGHLLNLSQEQFGLWCAVGIHDTSSVVGAAGKYGDEALKVATTVKLARALWIIPVSLITMFIFKSKDSKIKIPWFIGYFIIAILLNTYFPILDRFSSSITVLAKSGLNLTLFFIGSTLSIQTLKTIGAKPLLTAVLLWVTISVGSLLYIIR is encoded by the coding sequence ATGAAAGATTTCATTCAGAATGAAATGACCCGGAAAATAATTTTTACAGTATTGGCTGTTTTGTGTTTAACTCCGCTTATATCTTCTCCCATAGCCCTTGCATTAGGTTTTGCACTGGCTGTCTTTATAGGAAACCCTTTTGAAAAGCACCTTCATCAGTATATCCATCTCCTGCTTCAGATTTCTATTGTAGGATTAGGATTCGGATTAAAGTTAGATGAGGCACTTCATGCCGGAAAAACGGGATTGATGCTGACTGTTGCAAGTATAGTGACCGTCATGGTTCTCGGCTATTTCTTAGGAAAGATATTCAAACTGGAGAGGCCACTGTCTTATCTTCTCTCTGCAGGAACGGCTATTTGTGGCGGAAGCGCTATTGCTGCGGTATCTCCCATCATCAAGCCCAACACAAAACAGATTTCTCTGGCATTGGCCATTGTGTTTACTTTGAATTCCATTGCCCTGTTCATTTATCCTGCGATCGGTCATCTGCTGAATCTTTCACAGGAGCAATTCGGGTTGTGGTGCGCTGTGGGCATTCATGATACCAGTTCTGTAGTGGGCGCTGCCGGTAAATATGGTGATGAAGCTCTGAAAGTTGCCACCACGGTAAAACTCGCCCGTGCTTTATGGATCATCCCGGTATCCCTGATTACCATGTTTATTTTTAAAAGTAAGGATTCGAAGATCAAAATCCCCTGGTTTATCGGTTATTTTATCATAGCAATTTTACTGAACACTTATTTCCCTATCCTTGACCGTTTCAGCAGTTCGATCACTGTCCTGGCCAAATCCGGACTGAATCTTACTTTATTTTTCATCGGTTCCACGCTTTCTATCCAGACGTTGAAAACAATTGGTGCTAAGCCTTTACTGACTGCTGTACTTCTTTGGGTAACCATCAGTGTAGGAAGTCTCCTTTACATTATCCGTTAA
- a CDS encoding arsenate reductase family protein yields the protein MKKVFYLNTCDTCRKILAQFDLTGWELREIKKEPITKEELAEMYKQTKSYEALFSRKSTQIKLRGLDVKSLGEKDFKELLLDHYTFLKRPVFMTDKEIFVGNDKKNIEALKTFFGVSE from the coding sequence ATGAAGAAAGTATTTTATCTCAACACATGTGATACCTGCAGAAAAATTTTAGCACAGTTTGACCTTACGGGCTGGGAGCTTCGTGAAATCAAAAAAGAACCCATCACTAAAGAAGAATTAGCAGAAATGTATAAACAGACAAAGTCTTACGAAGCTTTGTTTAGCAGAAAATCTACCCAGATCAAATTGAGAGGTCTGGATGTAAAGTCTTTAGGCGAAAAAGATTTCAAAGAATTGCTGCTGGATCATTACACCTTTTTGAAAAGACCTGTTTTTATGACGGATAAAGAGATTTTTGTAGGGAATGATAAAAAGAATATAGAGGCTTTAAAAACATTCTTCGGAGTGAGTGAATGA
- a CDS encoding GLPGLI family protein → MKNIFTITALLIMAVAQAQIHRFIYQLQYKMDSTQGHHEKQNMILDITPKEVKFYGQDLAITDSLNKKFGMNSSYTDMSGQVVKRKINSYDHENYLNIKQGYYSFKTTDKINWTISEETKKVENYTLQKATTKFGGRNWTAWFSKDIPFNEGPFKFRGLPGLIFEMSDDKNNFIYTLIKSQKLKGDYSTQNFVESSFGNKAVPINEKQKYKLAMEFYNDPFAFERNNFSKTNNDLRININGTEIRTVDELNTQTKNMQEVIRKYNNPVEIDKAMHYPVY, encoded by the coding sequence ATGAAAAATATTTTTACCATCACTGCTCTGCTGATCATGGCAGTAGCTCAGGCTCAGATCCATCGGTTCATTTATCAGCTTCAATATAAGATGGATTCTACTCAGGGTCATCACGAAAAGCAGAATATGATTCTTGATATTACCCCGAAAGAAGTTAAATTTTACGGGCAGGATCTGGCCATTACCGATTCTTTAAATAAAAAATTCGGGATGAACTCCAGCTATACGGATATGTCCGGACAGGTAGTGAAGAGAAAAATCAATTCCTATGATCATGAGAACTACCTCAATATCAAGCAGGGATACTACTCTTTCAAAACAACAGACAAGATCAACTGGACGATCTCTGAAGAGACCAAAAAAGTAGAAAATTACACCCTGCAGAAAGCCACTACAAAGTTTGGAGGCAGAAACTGGACTGCATGGTTTTCCAAAGATATTCCTTTCAATGAAGGACCTTTTAAGTTCAGGGGATTACCGGGGCTTATCTTTGAAATGTCGGATGACAAAAATAATTTTATATATACTCTCATTAAAAGTCAGAAGCTGAAAGGCGATTACTCTACACAAAATTTTGTAGAATCCAGTTTCGGAAATAAAGCCGTCCCGATCAATGAAAAGCAGAAATACAAGCTGGCTATGGAGTTTTACAATGATCCTTTTGCTTTTGAACGGAATAATTTCAGCAAAACCAATAACGATCTGAGAATTAATATCAACGGGACGGAGATCCGTACAGTGGATGAGCTGAATACACAGACCAAAAACATGCAGGAAGTTATCAGAAAATACAATAATCCTGTGGAAATAGACAAGGCAATGCATTATCCTGTTTATTAG